The following proteins are co-located in the Pseudomonas synxantha genome:
- a CDS encoding sigma-54-dependent Fis family transcriptional regulator has product MHNDHFSRHAQQVLTVTRGQELSQGPGSDPSIARSWLRCVEDYHLDPAQTIAPTVLEHGRLLESRERLRQVLHIAGSEMNSLHQQLSGAGHAVLLTDARGVILNCVTAPSERKIFERAGLWLGADWSEACEGTNGIGTCLVERQSLTIHRDEHFRGRHTGLTCSASPVFDPHGELLAVLDVSSAREAVSRQSQFHTMALVNLSAKMIESCYFLRHFEHHWLLRFHLQAESVGLFSEGLLAFDGEGRICAVNQSALNLLGQVRGGLLGQPVEAFFDCSLDQLFGRASANATASWPLRSRDGRHLFAALRGQPRPVPPPVFKAPEPPRMPGICLADPALQNEFRKALRVFERDVPLLVNGETGSGKEAFAKAIHQASQRANKPFIALNCAAIPESLIESELFGYRGGSFTGALKDGMRGKLQQADGGTLFLDEIGDMPLALQTRLLRVLEDRLVVPIGGEPHAVNVRIISATHRNLLERMQDGSFREDLYYRLNGLEIELPPLRERSDKAQLLDFLLAQEAGTQPVVLDVQARQALLAYAWPGNVRQLRTVLRTLVALNESGTVSVADLPATMRQGRTEPTRGTHNGLALEDAERLVLLGTLERQGWHMTQTAASLGLSRNTLYRKLRKHGISRNVGV; this is encoded by the coding sequence ATGCATAACGATCATTTCAGTCGCCATGCCCAGCAAGTCTTGACCGTCACCCGCGGACAGGAGCTGTCCCAGGGGCCGGGCAGCGATCCGTCCATCGCTCGTTCCTGGCTGCGTTGCGTGGAGGATTATCACCTCGATCCTGCGCAGACCATCGCCCCCACGGTGCTTGAACACGGCCGCCTGCTGGAAAGCCGCGAGCGCCTGCGCCAAGTGCTGCACATCGCCGGCAGCGAGATGAACAGCCTGCATCAGCAGCTCTCCGGCGCCGGCCATGCGGTTCTGCTCACCGACGCACGGGGCGTGATCCTCAACTGCGTTACCGCGCCGTCCGAACGCAAGATTTTCGAGCGCGCCGGGCTATGGCTGGGCGCTGATTGGAGCGAAGCCTGCGAGGGCACTAACGGCATTGGCACCTGCCTGGTGGAGCGCCAGTCCTTGACCATTCACCGCGATGAACACTTCCGTGGCCGCCATACCGGGCTGACCTGCTCGGCAAGCCCGGTGTTCGACCCCCACGGTGAGCTGCTGGCGGTACTCGATGTGTCCTCGGCACGCGAAGCGGTATCGCGCCAGAGCCAATTCCATACCATGGCGCTGGTGAACCTGTCGGCGAAGATGATTGAGAGTTGCTACTTCCTGCGCCATTTTGAGCACCACTGGCTGTTGCGTTTCCACCTGCAGGCCGAGTCGGTGGGCCTGTTCAGTGAAGGGCTGTTGGCGTTCGATGGGGAAGGGCGCATTTGCGCGGTCAACCAGAGTGCGTTGAACCTGCTGGGGCAAGTGCGCGGGGGCTTGCTGGGGCAACCGGTGGAGGCGTTTTTCGACTGCTCCCTGGACCAACTGTTCGGTCGCGCCAGTGCCAATGCCACCGCGAGTTGGCCGTTACGCAGCCGCGACGGGCGGCACTTGTTCGCCGCGTTGCGCGGTCAGCCGCGCCCTGTGCCGCCCCCCGTCTTCAAGGCGCCCGAGCCGCCGCGCATGCCCGGCATCTGCCTGGCCGACCCGGCCTTGCAAAATGAGTTTCGCAAGGCGCTGCGAGTCTTCGAGCGCGACGTTCCGCTGCTGGTCAATGGTGAGACGGGTTCCGGCAAGGAGGCTTTCGCCAAGGCCATACACCAGGCCAGCCAGCGTGCCAATAAACCTTTTATCGCCCTCAACTGCGCCGCCATTCCGGAAAGCCTGATCGAAAGCGAATTGTTCGGCTATCGCGGCGGCAGTTTTACTGGGGCCCTTAAAGACGGCATGCGCGGCAAGTTGCAACAAGCCGATGGCGGCACCCTGTTTCTCGACGAAATCGGCGACATGCCGCTGGCGTTGCAGACGCGCCTGCTAAGAGTGCTGGAGGATCGCCTGGTGGTGCCCATCGGCGGTGAGCCGCACGCTGTGAATGTGCGGATCATCAGCGCCACACACCGAAATTTGCTCGAGCGCATGCAAGACGGCAGCTTTCGCGAGGATCTGTACTACCGGCTCAACGGTCTGGAGATTGAGCTGCCGCCGCTGCGCGAGCGCAGTGACAAAGCCCAATTGCTCGACTTTTTATTGGCACAGGAAGCCGGGACGCAGCCTGTTGTACTCGACGTCCAGGCTCGCCAAGCCCTGCTGGCGTACGCTTGGCCAGGCAATGTGCGGCAGTTGCGCACAGTGCTGCGCACGTTGGTCGCGCTGAACGAGAGCGGCACGGTCAGCGTTGCAGATCTACCCGCGACAATGCGTCAAGGCCGAACCGAACCGACCAGGGGAACCCACAACGGGCTGGCGCTGGAAGATGCGGAGCGCTTGGTACTGCTTGGCACACTGGAGCGGCAGGGTTGGCACATGACACAAACGGCTGCAAGCCTGGGTTTAAGCCGCAATACGCTTTATAGAAAGTTGCGCAAGCACGGGATCTCACGAAATGTCGGGGTTTAG
- a CDS encoding aldehyde dehydrogenase family protein, whose product MRYAHPGTEGAIVSFKAKYGNYIGGEFVAPVDGNYFTNTSPVNGKPIAEFPRSTAKDIDKALDAAHAAADAWGKTSAQDRSLVLLKIADRIEQNLELLAITETWDNGKAVRETLNADIPLAADHFRYFAGCIRAQEGSSAEINEHTAAYHFHEPLGVVGQIIPWNFPLLMAAWKLAPALAAGNCVVLKPAEQTPLGINVLMEVIGDLLPPGVLNVVHGFGKEAGEALATSKRIAKIAFTGSTPVGSHIMHAAAENIIPSTVELGGKSPNIFFADIMKAEPAFIEKAAEGLVLAFFNQGEVCTCPSRALVEESIYDDFMKVVMKKVESIKRGDPLDTDTMVGAQASEQQFDKILSYLEIAKGEGAQLLTGGKVEKLTGDLATGYYIQPTLLKGTNEMRVFQEEIFGPVVSITTFKDEAEALAIANDTEFGLGAGLWTRDINRAYRMGRAIKAGRVWTNCYHLYPAHAAFGGYKKSGVGRETHKMMLDHYQQTKNLLVSYDINPLGFF is encoded by the coding sequence ATGCGTTACGCACACCCCGGTACTGAAGGCGCGATCGTTTCGTTCAAGGCCAAGTACGGTAACTACATCGGCGGCGAATTCGTTGCGCCGGTCGATGGCAACTATTTCACCAACACCTCGCCGGTCAACGGCAAGCCTATCGCCGAATTCCCGCGCTCCACGGCCAAAGACATCGATAAAGCCCTGGACGCCGCCCACGCCGCCGCCGATGCCTGGGGCAAGACCTCGGCCCAGGACCGCTCCCTGGTGCTGCTGAAAATCGCCGACCGCATCGAACAGAACCTCGAGCTGCTGGCCATCACCGAAACCTGGGACAACGGCAAGGCCGTACGCGAAACCCTCAACGCCGACATCCCCCTGGCCGCCGACCACTTCCGCTACTTCGCCGGCTGCATCCGCGCCCAGGAAGGCAGCAGCGCCGAAATCAACGAACACACCGCCGCCTATCACTTCCACGAGCCGCTGGGCGTGGTCGGCCAGATCATCCCTTGGAACTTCCCGCTGCTGATGGCCGCATGGAAACTCGCCCCGGCCCTGGCCGCCGGCAACTGCGTGGTGCTCAAGCCCGCCGAGCAAACACCGCTGGGCATCAACGTGCTGATGGAAGTGATCGGCGACCTGCTGCCGCCGGGCGTACTCAACGTGGTACACGGTTTCGGCAAGGAGGCCGGCGAAGCCTTGGCCACCAGCAAGCGCATCGCCAAGATCGCCTTCACCGGCTCGACGCCTGTGGGCTCGCACATCATGCATGCGGCGGCTGAGAACATCATCCCGTCCACCGTCGAGCTGGGTGGCAAGTCGCCGAACATCTTCTTCGCCGACATCATGAAAGCCGAACCTGCATTTATCGAAAAAGCCGCCGAAGGCCTGGTGCTGGCGTTCTTCAACCAGGGCGAAGTATGCACCTGCCCATCTCGCGCACTGGTGGAAGAATCGATCTACGACGACTTCATGAAAGTAGTGATGAAGAAGGTCGAGTCGATCAAGCGTGGCGACCCGCTGGACACCGACACGATGGTCGGCGCCCAGGCCTCCGAGCAGCAGTTCGACAAAATCCTGTCCTACCTGGAAATCGCCAAGGGCGAAGGCGCGCAGCTGCTGACCGGCGGCAAGGTCGAGAAGCTGACGGGCGACCTCGCCACCGGCTATTACATCCAGCCGACCCTACTAAAGGGCACCAACGAAATGCGCGTGTTCCAGGAAGAAATCTTCGGCCCGGTGGTGAGCATCACCACCTTCAAGGACGAAGCCGAAGCCCTGGCGATTGCCAACGACACCGAGTTCGGCCTGGGCGCCGGCCTGTGGACCCGCGACATCAACCGCGCCTACCGTATGGGCCGGGCGATCAAGGCCGGCCGTGTGTGGACCAACTGCTACCACCTGTATCCGGCGCATGCCGCGTTTGGCGGTTACAAGAAGTCCGGCGTGGGCCGCGAGACCCACAAGATGATGTTGGATCACTACCAGCAGACCAAGAACCTGCTGGTGAGCTACGACATCAATCCACTGGGCTTCTTCTAA